In Equus przewalskii isolate Varuska chromosome 6, EquPr2, whole genome shotgun sequence, one DNA window encodes the following:
- the LOC103551585 gene encoding olfactory receptor 8B3 isoform X2 produces MLTGNDSIVTEFILAGLTDNPELQKPLFYLFLMIYIVTMVGNLGLITLIGLNSHLHTPMYYFLFNLSFIDLCYSSVFTPKMLMNFVSKKNIISYVGCMTQLFFFLFFVISECYMLTSMAYDRYVAICNPLLYKVTMSHQVCFVLTLAAYVMGFAGATAHTGCMLRLTFCNANIINHYLCDILPLLQLSCTSTYVNEVVVLIVVGINITVPSITILISYVFIITSIFHIKSSQGRSKAFSTCSSHIIALSLFFGSAAFMYLKYSSPGSMDLGKISSVFYTNVVPMVNPLIYSLRNKDIKVSLRKVLERKIF; encoded by the exons ATGCTGACTGGAAATGACTCCATAGTGACTGAATTTATTCTTGCCGGATTAACAGACAATCCAGAGCTCCAGAAACCCCTCTTTTACCTGTTTCTAATGATATACATTGTCACCATGGTGGGCAACCTTGGCTTGATCACTCTTATTGGTTTAAATTCtcacctccacacccccatgtactatTTCCTCTTCAACCTATCCTTCATTGATCTCTGTTACTCTTCTGTTTTCACCCCCAAAATGCTGATGAACTTTGTATCAAAAAAGAATATCATCTCCTATGTCGGGTGCATGACTCagctcttcttctttctcttttttgtcatCTCTGAATGCTATATGTTGACCTCAATGGCTTAtgatcgctatgtggccatctgtaatcCATTGCTGTATAAGGTCACCATGTCCCATCAGGTCTGTTTCGTGCTAACTTTGGCTGCATATGTGATGGGATTTGCTGGAGCCACTGCCCACACAGGGTGCATGCTTAGACTAACCTTCTGTAATGCTAATATCATCAACCATTACTTGTGTGAtatccttcccctcctccaactATCTTGCACCAGCACCTATGTCAATGAGGTAGTAGTTCTCATTGTCGTGGGAATTAATATCACAGTACCAAGTattaccattttaatttcttatgtcTTTATCATTACTAGCATTTTTCATATCAAATCCTCTCAAGGGAGATCAAAAGCTTTCAGCACCTGTAGCTCCCACATCATcgctctgtctcttttttttggaTCAGCAGCTTTCATGTATCTTAAATATTCTTCTCCTGGATCCATGGACCTGGGAaaaatttcttctgtattttatacTAATGTAGTGCCTATGGTCAATCCTTTGATCTACAGTTTGAGGAACAAGGATATCAAAGTTTCACTGAGGAAAGTCCT ggaaagaaaaatcttttaa
- the LOC103551585 gene encoding olfactory receptor 8B3 isoform X1, translating into MLTGNDSIVTEFILAGLTDNPELQKPLFYLFLMIYIVTMVGNLGLITLIGLNSHLHTPMYYFLFNLSFIDLCYSSVFTPKMLMNFVSKKNIISYVGCMTQLFFFLFFVISECYMLTSMAYDRYVAICNPLLYKVTMSHQVCFVLTLAAYVMGFAGATAHTGCMLRLTFCNANIINHYLCDILPLLQLSCTSTYVNEVVVLIVVGINITVPSITILISYVFIITSIFHIKSSQGRSKAFSTCSSHIIALSLFFGSAAFMYLKYSSPGSMDLGKISSVFYTNVVPMVNPLIYSLRNKDIKVSLRKVLFKIQRRKIF; encoded by the coding sequence ATGCTGACTGGAAATGACTCCATAGTGACTGAATTTATTCTTGCCGGATTAACAGACAATCCAGAGCTCCAGAAACCCCTCTTTTACCTGTTTCTAATGATATACATTGTCACCATGGTGGGCAACCTTGGCTTGATCACTCTTATTGGTTTAAATTCtcacctccacacccccatgtactatTTCCTCTTCAACCTATCCTTCATTGATCTCTGTTACTCTTCTGTTTTCACCCCCAAAATGCTGATGAACTTTGTATCAAAAAAGAATATCATCTCCTATGTCGGGTGCATGACTCagctcttcttctttctcttttttgtcatCTCTGAATGCTATATGTTGACCTCAATGGCTTAtgatcgctatgtggccatctgtaatcCATTGCTGTATAAGGTCACCATGTCCCATCAGGTCTGTTTCGTGCTAACTTTGGCTGCATATGTGATGGGATTTGCTGGAGCCACTGCCCACACAGGGTGCATGCTTAGACTAACCTTCTGTAATGCTAATATCATCAACCATTACTTGTGTGAtatccttcccctcctccaactATCTTGCACCAGCACCTATGTCAATGAGGTAGTAGTTCTCATTGTCGTGGGAATTAATATCACAGTACCAAGTattaccattttaatttcttatgtcTTTATCATTACTAGCATTTTTCATATCAAATCCTCTCAAGGGAGATCAAAAGCTTTCAGCACCTGTAGCTCCCACATCATcgctctgtctcttttttttggaTCAGCAGCTTTCATGTATCTTAAATATTCTTCTCCTGGATCCATGGACCTGGGAaaaatttcttctgtattttatacTAATGTAGTGCCTATGGTCAATCCTTTGATCTACAGTTTGAGGAACAAGGATATCAAAGTTTCACTGAGGAAAGTCCTGTTCAAAATCCAGAGGAGGAAAATATTCTAA